One segment of Erigeron canadensis isolate Cc75 chromosome 2, C_canadensis_v1, whole genome shotgun sequence DNA contains the following:
- the LOC122589975 gene encoding uncharacterized protein LOC122589975 isoform X1, whose product MLSPEFSILRRILCINSVLLSLTSICALLRGASVEVLRKIGAWKNPSKQHPVFYTPVVKSAHLMRLGAMRRRGPPRPPETLGPVDHERKRSTKVNQNPAKLLLDLIFPVVIKQVWEEKSLKKINRIKEREKTQRRQKNR is encoded by the exons ATGCTCTCGCCAGAGTTTTCTATACTTCGCCGGATATTGTGTATAAATTCAG TCCTCCTGAGCTTGACGTCAATCTGTGCCCTATTACGAGGAGCATCAGTGGAAGTATTAAGGAAGATTGGCGCCTGGAAGAATCCGTCTAAACAACATCCTGTTTTCTATACTCCAG ttgtcaaaagcgcTCACCTGATGCGCCTAggcgcaatgcgacggcgagGCCCACCTAGGCCGCCTGAAACCCTAGGCCCAGTCGATCATGAAAGAAAGCGGTCAACGAAGGTCAACCAGAATCCGGCCAAATTATTGCTAGATCTGATTTTTCCGGTCGTCATTAAGCAAGTCTGGGAAGAAAAAAGTTTGAAGAAGATAAATAGAATaaaggagagagagaaaacacAGAGGAGACAAAAGAACAGATAA
- the LOC122589975 gene encoding uncharacterized protein LOC122589975 isoform X2 translates to MLSPEFSILRRILCINSVEVLRKIGAWKNPSKQHPVFYTPVVKSAHLMRLGAMRRRGPPRPPETLGPVDHERKRSTKVNQNPAKLLLDLIFPVVIKQVWEEKSLKKINRIKEREKTQRRQKNR, encoded by the exons ATGCTCTCGCCAGAGTTTTCTATACTTCGCCGGATATTGTGTATAAATTCAG TGGAAGTATTAAGGAAGATTGGCGCCTGGAAGAATCCGTCTAAACAACATCCTGTTTTCTATACTCCAG ttgtcaaaagcgcTCACCTGATGCGCCTAggcgcaatgcgacggcgagGCCCACCTAGGCCGCCTGAAACCCTAGGCCCAGTCGATCATGAAAGAAAGCGGTCAACGAAGGTCAACCAGAATCCGGCCAAATTATTGCTAGATCTGATTTTTCCGGTCGTCATTAAGCAAGTCTGGGAAGAAAAAAGTTTGAAGAAGATAAATAGAATaaaggagagagagaaaacacAGAGGAGACAAAAGAACAGATAA